One segment of Treponema pectinovorum DNA contains the following:
- a CDS encoding L-threonylcarbamoyladenylate synthase — protein sequence MICRKSDKESCLIAADYIRHGKVVILPTETVYGFSGIVDGRHYSYHTDKKIQEIKGREESKHFIQLLAKIEDLKKYTRDVVPDELLKLWPGPLTIIVHTFAKDGNFATTAFRCPGDEWLRKVIGECGAPIYSTSVNKSGKPILGNILQIKEEFGKDVDLIVEDGDKTENRPSTIVSIGEDGSVKLVRQGCLDVSFAL from the coding sequence ATGATTTGCCGCAAATCTGATAAAGAATCTTGCTTGATTGCTGCCGATTACATAAGGCATGGAAAGGTTGTTATTTTGCCGACTGAAACCGTATATGGTTTTTCGGGAATTGTAGACGGAAGGCATTATTCATATCATACAGATAAAAAAATTCAAGAGATAAAGGGCAGGGAAGAAAGCAAGCATTTTATCCAGCTGCTTGCAAAAATCGAAGATTTAAAAAAATACACAAGGGATGTTGTTCCTGATGAACTTTTAAAACTTTGGCCAGGGCCTCTTACAATAATCGTTCACACTTTTGCAAAAGACGGAAATTTTGCTACCACAGCGTTCCGTTGCCCTGGAGATGAGTGGCTTAGAAAAGTTATAGGCGAATGTGGTGCACCAATCTATTCTACAAGCGTCAATAAAAGCGGTAAGCCAATTTTGGGTAATATACTTCAAATTAAAGAAGAATTCGGAAAAGATGTTGATTTAATCGTTGAAGACGGAGACAAGACGGAAAATAGACCTTCAACAATCGTTTCTATTGGCGAAGACGGAAGCGTAAAATTGGTTAGGCAGGGTTGTTTGGACGTAAGTTTTGCGTTGTAA
- a CDS encoding septum formation initiator family protein, whose product MKKFGFLYAAAVGTFVYVLFSFFWGCDGLFVQRQQREQKRILNAHTESIQKINDSLILEKTALEKDPDVIAGLAKKLGFVSEGDKLVKINGLSFDSKTMYDAGVPLKALESEYMPEWVSKILGMLAFLAVYLYFLTKDIKAGLFLKKKNPVYLEGIPVYDLPQI is encoded by the coding sequence ATGAAAAAATTCGGTTTTTTATATGCAGCTGCTGTAGGAACCTTTGTATATGTACTCTTTTCTTTTTTTTGGGGATGCGACGGGCTTTTTGTACAGAGGCAGCAACGTGAACAAAAGAGAATTTTAAATGCACACACCGAATCTATTCAAAAGATAAACGATTCTCTAATCCTTGAAAAGACGGCTTTGGAAAAGGATCCTGATGTTATAGCAGGACTTGCAAAAAAACTAGGCTTTGTTTCTGAAGGCGACAAGCTTGTAAAGATAAATGGTCTTTCTTTTGATTCAAAAACGATGTATGATGCAGGTGTACCCTTAAAGGCACTGGAAAGTGAATATATGCCTGAATGGGTCAGTAAAATTTTGGGAATGCTTGCGTTTTTAGCTGTTTATCTTTATTTTTTGACTAAGGATATAAAAGCGGGACTTTTCCTGAAGAAAAAAAATCCAGTTTATTTGGAGGGTATTCCTGTCTATGATTTGCCGCAAATCTGA
- a CDS encoding midas domain-containing protein, producing the protein MSDLKNMDELDSYGVWVKTPPKTVISSEENKNDDSFNLDTDLPDFSSLDIVDENQFSDYESENSSLSQTELSAIENMTFDAEKNSATEDEKTSETGEQEISLDEFIEGGIFETGPDENKIKEKEEANALSNEQPVQNKKIQQEKAPEEDIAVSLDAQEDPVEQTVQTSQTSQSSQPDSDDDIFDIDFSFDDDSTTATSPIQEENKSIMAGTEEVNLSEFDIDDSNSSDSSQENSKSSVLENTEEVNLSEFGFDDTSENNSTEKVENKVELYPLESSTQENATIQDEQKEEDILLKDENEDFSVIADEDKTQEDEVSNDFSNADFKTAGEDDFDVQSILDNVEDENAEALNTENQENALVKTIDEIPVENETSQVESENITDFNDEIDTIADSDVEDDEEIPDTFDEETSSFLDDDEILDEDMQDFSENEDSTGNGEAEKDDQITQNFADSIKAPILDEDDMGEQKPSEQMNAMFSQIVGELSALKDDIASLKKEFEDLKTAKDAAKIIEDDGSQNDEGFFDLTDEDDTIALSTDELDNILNSADITQANPAQDSQKNESVEVEQNQEIVLDEDSKQDDKAEHTLLDEDETQENKKEEQLSENSPEFAQDSLNENEELEEKSQEENETELSKENILGNVDSEIEIPEDDFYEESGLSMDFSTLEEDIDDSSLENIDYTETQDSQLPQEISIPKPEDILVDSSSTDFMNESEISNLTSSEETQKELDPFEELTKEDPPITESLTEEKIDYLSEEPLPEELAKDAVSGDLKEEIKSVLSYMDQLLENLPEEKIAEFAKSEQFNTYKKLFKELGLS; encoded by the coding sequence ATGAGCGATTTAAAAAACATGGACGAACTTGACAGTTACGGCGTTTGGGTCAAGACACCGCCTAAAACTGTAATTTCCTCCGAAGAAAATAAAAACGACGATTCATTTAATCTTGATACAGATTTACCTGATTTTTCATCCCTAGACATTGTAGATGAAAATCAATTTTCAGATTATGAAAGTGAGAACTCCTCTTTATCGCAAACAGAATTATCAGCAATAGAAAATATGACCTTTGATGCAGAAAAAAACTCTGCTACAGAAGATGAAAAAACTTCTGAAACTGGCGAACAAGAAATTTCTCTCGATGAATTTATCGAAGGAGGAATATTTGAAACAGGTCCAGACGAGAACAAGATAAAAGAAAAAGAAGAAGCTAATGCTCTATCAAATGAGCAACCTGTTCAAAACAAAAAAATCCAGCAAGAAAAAGCTCCAGAAGAAGATATTGCAGTTTCCTTAGATGCTCAAGAAGATCCTGTTGAACAAACTGTGCAAACTTCTCAAACCTCACAATCTTCACAACCCGACTCTGACGATGATATTTTTGATATTGATTTTTCTTTTGACGATGATTCAACAACCGCAACATCGCCTATCCAAGAAGAAAATAAATCTATCATGGCAGGAACTGAAGAAGTCAATTTAAGCGAATTTGACATTGACGATTCAAATTCGAGCGATTCTTCTCAAGAAAATTCAAAATCTTCTGTTTTAGAAAATACAGAAGAGGTCAATTTAAGTGAATTTGGATTTGATGATACTTCAGAAAATAATTCCACTGAAAAAGTAGAAAATAAAGTTGAACTTTATCCTCTAGAAAGCTCAACGCAAGAGAATGCTACGATACAAGATGAACAAAAAGAAGAAGATATTCTTTTAAAAGATGAAAATGAAGATTTTAGTGTTATTGCAGACGAAGACAAAACACAAGAGGATGAAGTTTCTAATGATTTTTCTAACGCAGATTTTAAGACAGCAGGAGAAGATGACTTTGATGTTCAATCTATTCTTGACAATGTGGAAGACGAAAATGCAGAGGCTTTAAACACTGAAAATCAAGAAAATGCCCTTGTAAAAACGATCGATGAAATTCCTGTTGAAAACGAAACTTCACAAGTCGAAAGCGAAAATATCACGGATTTTAATGATGAAATCGACACGATTGCAGATTCCGATGTGGAAGACGATGAAGAAATTCCTGACACTTTTGACGAAGAAACTTCTTCTTTCTTAGATGATGATGAAATTCTTGACGAAGATATGCAAGATTTTTCAGAAAACGAAGACTCAACAGGCAACGGCGAAGCTGAAAAGGACGACCAGATTACTCAAAATTTTGCTGATTCCATAAAAGCTCCAATTTTGGATGAAGATGATATGGGAGAACAAAAACCTTCTGAACAGATGAATGCTATGTTCAGCCAGATTGTAGGAGAACTTTCAGCTTTAAAAGATGATATTGCGTCTCTAAAAAAAGAATTTGAAGATTTAAAAACCGCAAAAGATGCTGCAAAAATCATAGAAGACGATGGCTCGCAAAATGACGAAGGATTTTTTGATTTAACAGATGAAGATGACACGATTGCTCTTTCTACAGATGAACTCGACAACATCTTAAACAGTGCGGATATAACACAGGCAAATCCTGCTCAAGATTCTCAAAAGAACGAAAGTGTTGAAGTTGAACAAAATCAAGAAATAGTACTTGATGAAGACTCAAAACAAGATGATAAAGCGGAACATACTCTGCTTGATGAAGATGAAACTCAAGAGAACAAAAAAGAAGAACAGCTAAGCGAAAACTCCCCTGAGTTTGCTCAAGACAGCTTGAACGAAAACGAGGAATTGGAAGAAAAATCTCAAGAAGAAAACGAAACTGAACTTTCTAAAGAAAACATCTTAGGAAATGTTGACAGCGAAATTGAAATTCCAGAGGATGATTTTTATGAGGAAAGCGGTCTTTCAATGGATTTTTCAACTTTAGAAGAAGATATAGATGACTCTTCGCTTGAAAATATTGATTATACCGAAACTCAAGATTCTCAGCTTCCACAAGAGATAAGCATTCCAAAACCAGAAGATATTTTAGTTGATTCAAGTTCAACAGATTTTATGAATGAAAGCGAAATAAGCAACCTAACATCTTCTGAGGAAACTCAAAAAGAATTAGATCCATTTGAAGAATTGACAAAAGAAGATCCTCCTATTACAGAGAGTTTGACAGAAGAAAAAATTGACTATCTTTCTGAAGAACCATTGCCAGAAGAATTGGCAAAAGATGCTGTTTCCGGTGATTTAAAAGAAGAGATAAAATCAGTTCTTTCTTATATGGATCAACTTTTAGAAAATCTTCCTGAAGAAAAAATTGCGGAATTTGCTAAATCAGAGCAATTCAACACTTACAAAAAACTTTTTAAGGAATTGGGATTGTCATAA
- a CDS encoding 6-hydroxymethylpterin diphosphokinase MptE-like protein: MTTSKTAINFALAKNGEKTCTLDGIYFHSSYSPSKEAQKFVESVNFNFIPSCILIIEPGLSYCEQFLRNKFPNAKLYAIRIFKDFYKADNLWDEVFYFFETENFAQKLYSALSEEALLSAGILNLPSCNSAIPDLTQRVWSEIKKAILISNNVLLTRSYFSKKWFLNSLNFFSLLKKVYIPKRFSKDIIVTASGSSLESSLKNIKSFRSEFFILALSSSLPVLLKREIIPDMVLSTDGGFWAKKHLEFNSKTQKLLQSTIFAFCDESAFPKKILKNNKIIPLCYEKSLGEVFFKEFEIPFIYALRNGTVSGTAAALALALTSANVYFCGLDLAPNPSFQHARPNVFEIRDENFDRRLFTKETRLASLRFNSTPSLEIYANWFKSQNENFYKRIFRLSSNWKYSNNLFPLKDLDWKNIRFCKNHDKILFDEKKVVVSKNQLLKIAEKIILDKKNIGELFPKENLILARSKDEDEGKKIEEEINLKKLALIEKIKRRFL, from the coding sequence GTGACAACTTCAAAAACTGCAATAAATTTTGCTCTTGCAAAAAATGGCGAAAAAACTTGCACATTGGATGGCATTTATTTTCATTCATCTTATTCGCCTTCAAAAGAAGCACAAAAATTTGTTGAAAGCGTGAATTTTAATTTTATTCCGTCCTGCATTTTAATCATTGAACCTGGACTTTCTTACTGCGAGCAATTTTTAAGGAACAAATTCCCAAACGCAAAGTTATATGCAATAAGAATTTTTAAAGATTTTTATAAAGCAGACAACCTTTGGGATGAAGTGTTTTATTTTTTTGAAACAGAAAATTTTGCTCAAAAACTTTATTCAGCACTTTCTGAAGAAGCCTTGCTTTCAGCAGGAATCTTAAACCTTCCTAGTTGCAATTCTGCAATACCAGATTTAACTCAAAGAGTGTGGTCAGAAATAAAAAAAGCAATTTTAATTTCAAACAACGTCCTTCTTACCCGCTCCTATTTTTCAAAGAAATGGTTTTTAAATTCTCTTAATTTTTTTTCTCTTCTAAAAAAAGTTTACATTCCAAAAAGATTTTCAAAGGACATAATAGTTACCGCTTCTGGCTCTAGTCTTGAATCTTCACTAAAAAATATAAAGTCTTTTAGAAGCGAGTTTTTTATTTTGGCATTGTCATCTTCGCTTCCTGTACTTTTAAAAAGAGAAATAATTCCTGACATGGTCTTGAGTACGGACGGAGGTTTTTGGGCAAAAAAACATCTTGAATTCAATTCAAAAACACAAAAATTGCTTCAATCAACGATTTTTGCTTTTTGCGATGAAAGTGCTTTTCCAAAAAAAATATTAAAAAATAATAAGATTATTCCACTCTGCTATGAAAAATCTCTTGGAGAAGTTTTTTTTAAGGAATTTGAGATTCCCTTTATTTATGCGCTCAGAAACGGAACTGTAAGCGGAACGGCGGCGGCTCTTGCACTCGCTCTTACAAGTGCAAATGTATATTTTTGTGGCTTAGACCTTGCCCCAAATCCGAGTTTTCAACATGCAAGGCCAAATGTTTTTGAAATACGAGATGAAAATTTTGACAGAAGGCTTTTTACTAAGGAAACAAGGCTTGCTTCTTTAAGATTCAATTCAACTCCTTCACTTGAAATTTATGCAAATTGGTTTAAATCTCAAAACGAAAATTTTTATAAAAGGATTTTTCGGCTTTCTTCAAATTGGAAATATTCTAACAACCTTTTTCCACTAAAGGATTTGGATTGGAAGAACATAAGATTTTGCAAAAATCACGATAAAATTCTTTTTGATGAAAAAAAAGTTGTTGTTTCAAAAAATCAACTTTTAAAAATCGCAGAAAAAATCATTTTGGATAAAAAAAACATTGGAGAGTTATTTCCGAAAGAAAATTTAATTTTAGCGCGTTCAAAAGATGAAGATGAAGGAAAAAAAATCGAGGAAGAAATTAACTTAAAAAAACTTGCTCTTATTGAAAAAATAAAAAGGCGATTTTTATGA
- a CDS encoding motility associated factor glycosyltransferase family protein, translating into MKSFYTKIENSKTGLKIPFIQEHSLCSKYDPEKEAKIFAEQFSKETRFFVIVGLAGGYHIKKLLNDNKNRKIIVIENLNEDFDFLCEIDCCKELSKDKRVVFSTPEKLFRTIIDNYLPSFYGSLNFAILRSWENIFPKNCDFIKQIIKQALDAVQADFSVQSHFGKIWQKNIMENLQLSPSVNNFEKNLSFIKEQKTRNALIVAAGPSLDENIKSLKNKKDFYCIISTDTALPVLLKNSIIPQAVVTIDAQMISHCHFLEDLGNCQDTVFFCDLCSNSAIAKKLLKLHKKIVFFSSGHPLSAFASNFCGNNFIKLNSGSGTVTIACADLAFTCGFLEVEFFGADFSYLNGKPYARGTYLDILYQKNQNRIFNCETKFVELMFRGKLKKIKQGVYTNSVLESYKASLDFFIASKKNEFLGNLTNFDFLSFKKEFKKQLLLLPADFIDSLDNPYFLTLLPLMAFYEKKHSITESYKLARNTALRYT; encoded by the coding sequence ATGAAAAGCTTTTATACAAAAATTGAAAATTCGAAAACAGGACTAAAAATCCCTTTTATTCAAGAACATTCCCTTTGTTCAAAATACGATCCAGAAAAAGAAGCAAAAATTTTTGCAGAACAATTTTCAAAAGAAACCAGATTTTTTGTAATTGTAGGTCTTGCAGGTGGCTATCACATAAAAAAATTGTTGAACGACAATAAAAACAGAAAGATAATCGTAATCGAAAATCTAAACGAAGATTTTGATTTTCTTTGTGAAATCGACTGCTGCAAAGAACTTTCTAAAGATAAAAGAGTCGTTTTTTCAACTCCAGAAAAACTTTTTCGAACAATAATAGACAACTATCTTCCTTCTTTTTACGGTTCTCTTAATTTTGCAATTTTGCGTTCATGGGAAAATATCTTCCCTAAAAATTGTGATTTTATAAAGCAGATAATAAAACAGGCTCTCGATGCAGTTCAGGCAGATTTTTCTGTTCAAAGTCATTTCGGAAAAATCTGGCAAAAAAACATAATGGAAAATTTACAACTTTCTCCTTCTGTAAATAATTTTGAAAAAAATCTTTCTTTTATAAAGGAGCAAAAAACAAGAAACGCATTGATAGTTGCGGCAGGTCCTTCGTTAGACGAAAATATAAAATCATTAAAAAACAAAAAAGATTTTTACTGCATAATCTCGACGGATACAGCTCTTCCTGTTCTTTTAAAAAATTCTATAATTCCGCAGGCAGTGGTAACTATTGACGCACAGATGATATCGCATTGCCATTTTTTAGAAGATTTAGGTAATTGCCAAGATACAGTTTTCTTTTGCGACCTTTGTTCTAACTCCGCAATCGCAAAAAAACTATTAAAACTCCACAAAAAAATCGTATTTTTTTCTTCTGGCCATCCACTTTCTGCTTTTGCTTCTAACTTCTGCGGAAATAACTTTATAAAATTAAACTCTGGAAGCGGAACTGTAACGATTGCCTGTGCAGATTTGGCATTTACTTGTGGATTTTTAGAAGTCGAATTTTTTGGCGCAGATTTTTCATATTTAAACGGAAAACCTTATGCACGAGGCACATATCTCGATATTTTATATCAAAAAAATCAGAATCGCATTTTTAATTGTGAAACAAAATTTGTTGAATTGATGTTCAGAGGCAAATTAAAAAAGATAAAACAAGGCGTATACACAAATTCAGTTTTAGAAAGTTATAAAGCTTCTCTGGATTTTTTTATCGCTTCCAAAAAAAATGAATTTTTGGGAAATCTTACCAATTTTGATTTTTTATCGTTTAAAAAAGAATTTAAAAAGCAACTTTTGCTTTTACCAGCTGATTTTATCGACAGTTTAGATAATCCATATTTTTTAACACTTCTTCCGTTAATGGCCTTCTACGAGAAAAAACATTCCATAACCGAAAGTTATAAACTTGCACGCAATACCGCCTTACGATATACTTAA
- a CDS encoding nucleotidyl cyclase domain-containing protein has translation MTKKTFNLISIFIVAIFLLALSYFVSGILIEKLKGEERADSIFQNLAQNTQMACSKYALSSNEFSNLFIKSIGNLKNYEKITLKLDDEILFSYPKNVENSKAKNIKNYSAKIKTNQNNIVELDVSIFKLNPNLVFNYAKNSFFIILIGTLISFAFLIFAKTDRTEVEISIADENSKKIEINSHDEQQEPFLTEEEKKVLFEDEEDKKENIQTQNLQLKEEFIEDKKIENKITIKREESLLANLEEALIESVAKDEDFSVLIVRSEFFKKDENFLEDENLEILNCFDGALNLNCSVYEYGSFGYAIFIKNSNLDQSVALSEKLLEKINNLIAKTNKSVPVTMGISARAGRTLSGERILKEASEAEKHAQNEPSSPIIAFRINPEKYKNFILNNN, from the coding sequence ATGACCAAAAAGACATTCAACTTGATTTCAATCTTTATAGTAGCAATTTTTTTACTAGCGCTATCGTATTTTGTTAGTGGAATTTTAATTGAAAAATTAAAGGGTGAAGAACGAGCAGATTCAATTTTTCAAAATCTTGCCCAAAATACACAGATGGCTTGTTCTAAATATGCGTTAAGTTCAAACGAATTTTCTAATCTTTTTATAAAATCTATTGGAAATTTAAAAAATTATGAAAAAATCACTCTAAAATTAGATGACGAAATTTTATTTTCTTATCCAAAAAATGTTGAAAATTCAAAAGCAAAAAATATAAAAAACTATTCGGCGAAGATAAAAACAAATCAAAACAATATCGTAGAACTCGATGTTTCAATCTTCAAGTTAAATCCCAATCTTGTATTTAATTATGCAAAAAATTCGTTTTTTATAATTTTGATAGGCACTTTAATTTCTTTTGCATTTTTAATCTTTGCAAAAACAGATAGAACCGAAGTCGAGATTTCGATTGCAGATGAAAATTCAAAAAAAATTGAAATTAACTCCCATGACGAACAACAAGAGCCTTTTTTGACAGAAGAAGAAAAAAAAGTTTTATTTGAAGATGAGGAAGATAAAAAGGAAAATATACAGACTCAAAATCTGCAACTTAAAGAAGAATTTATAGAAGATAAAAAAATAGAGAATAAAATAACAATTAAAAGAGAAGAAAGCCTCTTGGCAAATCTTGAAGAAGCGTTGATTGAATCAGTTGCTAAAGATGAAGATTTTTCTGTTTTAATCGTTAGAAGTGAATTTTTTAAGAAAGATGAAAATTTTTTAGAAGATGAAAACCTCGAAATTTTGAACTGCTTTGATGGAGCTTTAAATTTGAATTGTTCTGTTTATGAATACGGCTCGTTCGGTTATGCGATTTTTATAAAAAATTCAAATCTAGACCAAAGTGTTGCACTTTCAGAAAAACTGCTAGAAAAAATAAACAATTTAATTGCAAAAACTAACAAATCAGTTCCTGTTACGATGGGAATTTCTGCAAGGGCAGGAAGAACTTTGAGTGGCGAAAGGATATTAAAAGAAGCGAGCGAGGCAGAAAAGCATGCTCAAAATGAGCCTTCTTCTCCAATAATCGCGTTTAGGATAAATCCTGAAAAATATAAAAATTTTATCTTAAACAACAATTAA
- a CDS encoding tetratricopeptide repeat protein encodes MKKPYSNKIKSILYSILFSLFLYSCQTSNAFKVPGETQIIAKNIASEYFAIAEGYMDLKKYDKAAQYYSLAMKNKSLRLSAYYKMARAYALARDYEKALSCYEDLIKLDPDNKDLALSLAYIKGMSGKIDESILMYKDLSQKYPNDSSVLENYITLLLYIGRTEDAEVQFYILAEKFPNNENLKNISDKINEALDNPTETKEVKTEKEEKSK; translated from the coding sequence TTGAAGAAACCGTACTCGAATAAAATAAAATCGATTTTATATTCTATTCTCTTTTCTCTTTTTTTATATTCATGCCAGACAAGCAACGCTTTTAAGGTTCCTGGCGAAACTCAAATTATCGCAAAGAATATAGCTTCTGAATATTTTGCGATTGCAGAAGGCTATATGGATTTAAAAAAATACGATAAGGCAGCCCAATATTATTCTCTTGCGATGAAAAATAAGTCGTTGCGTTTGAGTGCGTATTATAAGATGGCACGAGCGTATGCACTTGCAAGGGATTATGAAAAAGCGCTTTCTTGCTATGAAGATTTAATAAAATTAGATCCAGATAATAAAGATCTTGCTCTTTCGCTTGCATATATAAAAGGTATGTCTGGAAAGATAGACGAGTCAATTTTGATGTACAAGGATTTGAGCCAAAAATATCCAAATGATTCTTCTGTTTTAGAAAATTACATAACGCTCTTGCTCTACATCGGTCGAACAGAGGACGCAGAAGTTCAATTTTATATACTCGCCGAGAAGTTTCCAAATAACGAAAACCTAAAAAATATTTCGGATAAGATTAACGAAGCACTCGATAATCCAACAGAAACAAAAGAAGTTAAAACAGAAAAAGAAGAGAAAAGCAAGTAA
- a CDS encoding uracil phosphoribosyltransferase translates to MKSSEKIILKAEDMDGYLKEQDFKDIKLLESMYEKTINSFEPLDKKSVVENFDKMGHELQRICREHERIKVFSFETDAGSHAEASRVISKLRDVNTGHQEFIYYVQRAYEMLFRLAFTDHFESNKGHIVVKTPVNNPVQNYAVHKIPDIDNQIENSVMCVMLRGALLPSIIMSKEVEEYSSHKYVTPFALFKINRDDSKNEDDMEYVLDLKKSFFNLEDLDGKDLIFADPMNATGGSLVTVVKYLLQNGVRPKSIKFFNVISALKGSLRVTRALENCTCYTLWLDPVLNEKAYIMPGLGDAGDRLNGCDKKEKPRNIIRLIADYGSNISELYRNQLAKIEETVLE, encoded by the coding sequence ATGAAAAGCAGTGAAAAAATCATCCTAAAAGCCGAAGACATGGACGGTTATCTAAAAGAGCAGGATTTTAAAGACATAAAACTTTTGGAAAGCATGTATGAAAAAACTATAAACTCTTTTGAGCCGCTCGACAAAAAGAGTGTTGTGGAAAATTTCGATAAGATGGGACACGAATTGCAGAGAATCTGCCGTGAACATGAAAGGATAAAAGTTTTTTCTTTTGAGACAGATGCAGGGAGCCATGCTGAAGCGAGTAGGGTTATTTCAAAATTGCGCGATGTAAACACAGGCCATCAGGAGTTTATATATTATGTTCAGCGTGCATACGAAATGCTTTTTCGCCTCGCTTTTACAGATCATTTTGAAAGCAACAAGGGGCATATCGTTGTAAAAACTCCAGTTAATAATCCCGTGCAAAATTATGCAGTTCATAAAATTCCTGATATAGACAACCAGATAGAAAATTCAGTTATGTGCGTTATGCTCCGCGGTGCTCTTTTGCCAAGCATAATAATGTCAAAAGAAGTTGAAGAGTATTCAAGCCACAAATATGTAACTCCTTTTGCACTTTTTAAAATCAATCGTGATGATTCAAAAAACGAAGACGATATGGAATACGTTCTCGATTTAAAAAAGTCTTTTTTTAACCTCGAAGATTTAGATGGGAAGGATTTAATTTTTGCAGATCCTATGAACGCTACAGGTGGTTCGCTAGTTACAGTTGTAAAATATCTTTTACAAAATGGAGTTCGCCCTAAATCTATAAAATTCTTTAACGTAATTTCAGCACTAAAAGGAAGTTTACGCGTTACAAGAGCATTGGAAAATTGTACCTGTTACACGCTTTGGCTCGATCCTGTGTTAAACGAAAAGGCATATATAATGCCCGGCTTAGGTGATGCAGGCGACAGGCTTAACGGTTGCGACAAAAAAGAAAAACCAAGAAACATAATTCGCCTAATTGCAGACTATGGTTCAAATATTTCAGAATTATATAGAAATCAGTTGGCAAAAATTGAAGAAACCGTACTCGAATAA
- a CDS encoding lipoprotein has translation MQVQSTLMTKLGVRALQKCKNSGRFLKGKILFTSLFFVLSFFSCKSTPKIEPVDILNLIDGDAPFLIYIPANSNQKFVEYAMVKMAGMKEGDAKTIASRSKNIAISTNSDGEFQIALEGSYPKIGLNIALAEKKGWKQSLSTQTALPMEYYSSEQFGIQVASPESSVLFVAANVAPILKRYVSEQRRLILKAEEIQDSEDSKVLSDEIYNFLKDNDGREIRFYSQNPAAFVKNFLGKVVSLGLVTLSGSLVESNADKTFALKLDLILSSSAVAKASVKMLKLALFPVPAKIVQTGETSVQITDISLTYNQLLNLIK, from the coding sequence ATGCAAGTTCAATCGACGCTGATGACAAAACTTGGAGTGCGAGCATTGCAAAAGTGTAAAAATTCGGGGAGGTTTTTAAAGGGAAAAATCCTTTTTACCTCTCTTTTTTTTGTGTTATCTTTTTTTTCATGTAAATCAACTCCAAAAATAGAGCCAGTTGATATTTTGAATTTGATTGATGGTGACGCTCCTTTTTTAATCTATATTCCTGCAAATTCAAACCAAAAATTCGTAGAGTATGCGATGGTAAAAATGGCTGGAATGAAAGAAGGCGATGCAAAAACGATAGCAAGTCGCTCAAAAAACATAGCGATTTCTACAAATTCCGACGGAGAATTTCAAATTGCGCTTGAAGGAAGTTATCCAAAAATAGGTTTAAATATCGCTTTAGCAGAAAAAAAAGGCTGGAAACAAAGCCTTTCGACTCAAACGGCACTGCCTATGGAATACTATTCTTCTGAACAGTTTGGAATTCAAGTTGCAAGTCCTGAATCTTCTGTTTTGTTTGTAGCGGCAAATGTTGCTCCCATTTTAAAGCGTTATGTAAGCGAACAGCGAAGGTTGATTTTAAAGGCAGAAGAAATTCAGGATTCTGAAGACTCAAAAGTTTTGTCTGACGAAATTTATAATTTTTTAAAAGATAACGATGGAAGAGAGATTCGCTTTTATTCTCAAAATCCAGCAGCTTTTGTAAAAAATTTTTTGGGCAAGGTTGTAAGCTTAGGTCTTGTAACTTTGAGCGGAAGCCTTGTAGAGTCAAATGCCGATAAAACTTTTGCCTTGAAATTAGATTTAATTCTTTCTAGTAGTGCAGTTGCAAAGGCAAGCGTAAAGATGTTAAAACTTGCACTCTTTCCAGTTCCTGCAAAAATAGTTCAGACAGGAGAAACTTCCGTGCAGATTACGGACATTTCCCTTACATATAATCAGTTGCTGAATTTGATAAAATAA